Within Ferroacidibacillus organovorans, the genomic segment CGATTTGGCAGTACTTTGCGGTGCTGACTGGCGTGCGCAGTGTCGGCGTGATGGGCGACGAGCGAACCTATGCGGAAACGATCGCGCTGCGCGCGGTGACTTCGCGCGACGGGATGACCGCCGATTTTGCGCATATCCCGTATGATGTGCTCGGAAAGATTTCTAACCGAATTTGTAACGAGGTGCACGGTATCAATCGCGTGGTGTACGACGTCACCTCAAAACCGCCCGCGACCATCGAATGGGAATAATCGATTCTCCCACGCGTGGAAGGCGCCTAAACGACGCCTCCCTGGCAAGAACGTGAGAAACGCATAAAATCGCGGATCGGAAACATGCTACAGCGAGATATCTCGACTGCGCGTGAGTTCGATCCGCGTACGTGCGTTTTAGAGGCAGTGCCGATGATCACGTGAAACGCATTCGTTGCATCAAGACGGGTGGCAGGGTTCGCGTCGTTTCGCGCATCGCTGATACGTTCGAGCTTAGGAGGCGTATTTTTATGCTGAGACAGTCGCTTTTGGCGGCGTTTGCCGTCGCAACAGGTCTCGCTTCACTCACGGCGTGTTCCAGTCCATCGAACACGACAGCTCCCAATCCACCGTCCACCACCCCTGCGCCAACAACCACTGCGCCCGCTTCGGGGAAAGTGACAATCACCTGGGCTGCCTCGCCGATTGCCAATGTCGGCATCCGCAAGAAATTGATCCAGTTGTTTGAGCAGGCAAATCCTACAATCAAGGTGAACCTGATCAGTCAGCCGTCAAGCACCGATACGAACCGCGCGTCGCTCATCACTGAGATCTCAGGCGGTTCGACGACACCGGATGTGTTTATGGGCGATGTGGTGTGGCCGGGACAGTTCGCGGCGCAATCCCTCGCCGAGCCGCTAAACAAGCACTTTCCCGCCAGTTTTTTTGCGCGGTTTGCGCCAGGTCTCGTGCAAGGCGCGACGATCAAAGGAAATGTGTACGCGGCGCCCTTTTTCATGGACGCGGGTTTTCTTTACTATCGCAAGGATCTGCTGCAAAAGGCGCACCTGCCTGTGCCCAAAACGTGGGAACAGCTTCAGTCAGAAGCAAAAACGCTTGTTTCCAACAAAATGGTCAAATATGGTTTCGTCTGGGAAGGCGCATCCTATGAGGGGCTCACCTGTAACTGGATGGAATACCTCACAGATGCTGGCGGCCAGGTGTTTAACGCGCAGGGAAAACCAAACATGGATACACCTGCGGCACAGCACGCGCTCTCCTTTATGCGCGGTTTGATCACGTCTGGCGTTTCACCGCAGGCGGTGAGCGTGTTCCAAGAACCGCAGGCGATGAACACATTTAACAACGGACAGGCTGCTTTCCTTAGAAACTGGGACTACGCGTGGGCGAACTCGCAAACACCGGGGCAGTCAAGCGTCGTTGGCAAAGTGGGTGTCGTGCCATTGCCGACATTTGCCGGTCACGGCACGCGCGGATATGCCTGTATCGGCGGCTGGGATCTCTACATCAACCCGCACACCAAGCACATGTCGGCTGATCTCACCTTTATCAACTGGATGACAAGCGTCCCCGCCCAAACGGTGCTCGCCTCTCAGTATTCGGAGATTCCGACAAACGCCAGTGTGCAAAACAGCCCGGCGGTCAGGGCGAAAAATCCCGTGCTCGCCATCGTTGGACAGACCAACTTGATCGCGCGTCCTGCCCAGAATCCGTATTACGCCAAAGTGTCGACGGCCATCTACACGAATGTCAACGCTGCGCTCGCAGGTCAAGTCAGTGTCTCCACAGCGCTCAGTCAAGCCAATGCGCAATTGGCGTCGGCCGTTGGCAGTTCGAGTTTGTAGATTGAGAAAAATTGCGTCACTGGTTTACGAGACTGCCGAAAACGTTCTTCTTTAAGAAGGCAATCGGCAGTTTTTTTATCGGATAATCCGCACGGGCATGGCAAACACTAGCGCTACAGGAAGGGGCGGATGTGCGCCATGCGTGTCAACAAGTTAGATCGAGGCTACGCCATTGCCGGGTATGCCATGGTCACCCCAGCGCTGTTGGTGATTGCGCTCGTGACACTGTTTCCAATTGGATACTCCATTTATATGAGCCTAAACGCGATTCAATCGACATACTCCGGTTTCCAATTTTCCTTCATCGGTCTGCGCAACTATGGCATCATCTTTGGAATCGCAGAATTCTGGCAGTCGCTTGGCTTCACGACAGGGTATGCGATCGTCACGGTGGTCATCGAGCTGATCCTTGGCATGCTCACCGCGCTCGCGCTCAATCAGCCGATCAAGGGGCGCGGATTCGCCGTCGCCGCGATGCTGATCCCCTGGACGTTGATCACGGTCATCTCCGCGCAGATGTGGGGATACATCTACAATCCAGTTTACGGAGTGCTAAACGCCATCCTGCTTCAGCTGCACATCATCGGGCAGCCCATCTTGTGGCTTGGCCTCCCCAATCTGGCGATCCCCTCGCTCATGGTGGCCGACATCTGGAAAACCACGCCTTTTGTCACGATGATCCTGCTCGCGGGCCTGCAGTTGATCCCGACGGAGCTCTACGAGGCGGCGCGCATTGACGGGGCGGGCGCCGTACGCACCTTTTTTCAGGTGACGTTTCCACTGCTGCGACCAAGCATCGGGCTTGCGGCGCTATTTCGCATCTTGCAGGCGTTTGGCCTCTTTGATCTCCCGTTCGTCCTCACGCAAGGGGGACCTGGGACGAGCACGGAATCGATCGCAATGCTCGCATACAAAGCGCTTTTTAACGATGGAGAATTTGGGCCGGGCACGGCGGTTGCCGTGTCTACGGTGGTCCTTGTCATCCTGCTCGCACTCGTCTCACTGCGCGCCTTGCGCACACAAGTCGGGGAGGTGGAGTCGTGACAAAGAGACTCGCACTGCGCAAATCGGTCGGCTATCTCGTGTTGATCGCGATGCTTTTAGTGATCGTCGCGCCGTTTTACTGGATGATCATCACATCGTTTAAGACAAACGGCGAGATCAGCGCCTTTCCACCGACGTACTTTCCGCAAAACCCGACACTGCTTCAGTATCAGCAAGCGTTTTATCAGTTTGGATTTGGGGTGTACTTTCGCAACAGCCTGATCGTGTCGCTCATTTCCACCTTTTTTGTGATGATCCTCGCGGCGCTTGCGAGTTATGCGCTGGCGCGTCTTCCAATCCGCGGAAAGGCACCGATCATGGTGGTCCTTTTGATGATCTCGACGTTTCCTCAGGTAGGGGTGATCTTTCCGCTATTCGTCTTGTTTCAGTCGATCGGTTGGCTCAACAGCTATCAGGCGCTCATCGTGCCGTACACTGCCTTCAATCTTCCTTTTGCGATTTGGGTGATGCGCACGTACTTTGTCGGGATTCCAAAGGAACTCGACGAGGCGGCGCGCGTTGACGGGGCGAGTGTGATGACCACGGTGTTTCGCGTGATTTTGCCACTTGCCACACCGGGACTCTTTACGGGCGCGATCTTTACGTTTGTCGCGTGCTGGACGGAGTTTTTCTTTGCGCTCGTCTTTAACAACAGCAACGCCTTTCGCACGATCCCGGTCGGCATCGCACTCTTTGGGGGACAATTTACCATTCCCTATGGTACGATGTTTGCAGCATCCACGGTGGCGGTTCTCCCCGTTGTCCTGCTTGTTCTCATTTTCCAACGTTGGGTTGTGGCGGGTCTCACGGCGGGTGCGGTAAAAGGTTAAAGGCGGGGTTTTTATGACAACACTGCGAGTTGGGGTGATCGGTTGCGGCGCGATTGCCGTCAACCGCCACCTTCCAGAGTATCGGGACAATTCGCGCGTCAAGTTGGTGGGCGTCTGTGACGCGAATGAAGCGCGTGTTCAAGAAGTGGCAAAGACGTATGGCATTCGCGCGTACACGCGCTTTGAAGATTTGCTTTTGGAGCATGAACTCGACGCGGTGAGCGTTTGCCTGCCGAATCGTTTTCACGGCCCTGTATCGACGGCGGCACTTTTGGCAGGAAAACATGTGCTGTGCGAAAAACCGATGGCCGTATCGGCGGATGAGGCGGAGGAAATGATCGCGGCGGCGGATGAGGCGGGGCGCGTCTTGATGATCGCGCACAATCAGCGCTTTTTCCCGGCGCACATTCGCGCAAAACAGATCCTTCACAGCGGGCGGCTTGGCGCAGTACTCCAGTTTCGCACGACGTTTGCGCACGGGGGACCGGAGCAGTGGTCGGCGGAAGGGATGCAGTCGTGGTTTTTTAAGCAGCAGGATGCGTTTGTCGGCGCGCTTGGTGATCTCGGGATTCATAAAGCGGATCTGATGCGCTGGTTGCTAGAAGACGAGGTGGTCGAGGTTTCCGCGATGCTCAGAACGCTTGAAAAAGCGGCCAATGTCGATGACAACGCGGTGTGTCTGCTCGCCATGCGCTCAGGTGCGGTCGGCACGCTCACGGCGAGTTGGACGCACCGCCCTGGAGAGAATGACACGACGACACTCTATTGTGAACACGGAATTCTGCACATTGATCCGCATGCGCAAGTGCCGCTTCACGTGTTGTATGAGGACGGCAGTGAAGAAAGAATCGCGATTCCGGATGAGGCGCAGGCGCACAACAGCCGGGTTGTTGACGAGTTTGTCGATGCGGTGCTCAGTGGCCGAACTCCGGCGATTTCGGGACGGGATGGATTCGCTTCGCTTCGCGTGATTCTCGCAGCCGTGGATGCGTCGCGCGAGGGACGAAGCGTGAGGCTGTGATTTGGAGTTTTATGTTGGCCCGCACATGCCGATGTGTGGGCCAATTTCGTTGAATAAATATTACGTTAGATGTATATTGATAGAATCATGGCTGTGAAAGATGGAATGTGTGAAATCGTGCGGGTTTGATGATGGAGTCTGGATTTGCGTGAGGGGTGTGGAAGATGGCCGCGATGTGGATGGGCAATCACGCGACATTTGATACGTATCTGGAAAACGGCGATGTGGCATTTTCAGCGGGGCGGCTTGGGATCAAGCGCGACGGTGATGACGCCGCGCTTTTTGTGTTCTCTGAGCATGCCACATATGCAGGTGTGTTTACGACAAATGTGTTTAAGAGCGCGTGTGTGACGAGTGCGATGGATCGTCTGCGGGCGCAAAAGAAGATCAAAGCGGTGCTCATCACAAGCGGGAACGCGAATGCGGGCACAGGCCCTGCGGGCCGCGCGGATACGGAGCGACTGGCGGCGGGCGTTGCAGGTCACGTAGGCTGTGCGGCGGATGAGGTGGTCGTGCTTCACACAGGAGTGATCGGTGTGCCGCTGCGCGCGGAGCGATGGCTTGGCGGGCTTGAGGGGCTCTGTCAGTTGGCAGCGTCAACGCCTGAAAAGCTGGCCGACGCAGCGCGCGCGATGATGACGACAGATACCTTTCCAAAGGTGAGCGCGCGGGCATTTCAGGTTGGCGACACCTCGTACACGGTGTGGGGTGTCGCTAAAGGCGCGGGCATGATTCATCCGAAGCTTGCGACGATGCTGTCAGTGCTGGTAACTGATGCGCCGATAAGCCAGCGGACACTGCAGCGCGTGCTTTCGCGGGTTGTGGGCCAGACGTTCAATCGCATCTCGGTGGACGGCGACACGAGTCCGAATGACAGTGTGCTGCTTTTTTCAACGGGCGGCGCGCGGATGGAGGCTGGCACGGCTGCGTTCTGTGGAGCAAAAGGAACAGGGGTCAGCGGAACCGACGATGGCGAGGTTGATGAACCCCTTTTTGAAGATGCGCTAAGGGGTGTCGCGCAGGATCTGGCGCACAGCATTGTGCGCGATGGTGAAGGTGCAACGAAATTCCTGGAGATCGTAGTGCGCGGCGCGCAGTCCGAGGCAGATGCGGAGCGTATCGCCGAGACGATCGCCACGTCGCCGCTTGTGAAAACTGCCTTTTTTGGTGAGGATTTCAATCCAGGGCGGATCATCTCGGCGATTGGGCGCGCGGGCGTTGCCGTTTCGTTTGATCGCATGCGGCTCACGCTCGGGGATCAGAGGGTGTATGATGCCGGACAGTTCCTTGTGACGGCAGAGTCAGACGCGCGAAGGGTGATGGCGATGAAGGAGATTCCGGTCGTTGTTGAACTTGGCGCGAGTGAAGTGGAGATACGCTATTGGACATGTGATTTGACGTTCGATTATGTGAAAATTAACGCGGAGTACACGACCTGAGGAGGTGGAGTCGATGGCCGTTTCAGAAGAGCGGATGGCTGGCGTGTTGCGTGAAGCGACGGTACGCGACGTCGATTCGATTGTGGCGCTCTTGCGCGATTATGCGGAACAGGGGCTGCTCTTGCCGCGCACGCGGCAGTCTGTACTTGAAATCTTGCCGTCGTTTCGGGTGATCGATGTGGCGGGCAAGGTGCAAGGTGTGGTTTCATTGTGCATCCTCGGGGATGATCTGGCGGAGATTCGATCGCTCGCAGTCGCCCCAGAGGCGCAGGGTGGCGGTTTGGGCAAGCGTCTGGTACAGGCGATGCTCGCGTATGCGGCAGACCTGCAGGTGCCAAAGGTGCTCGCGCTTACGTACCAGGAGGCCTTTTTCGCGCGTTGCGGGTTTCACATTGTGGAAAAGCACACGCTGCATCAGAAGATTTGGAAGGATTGCATCAACTGCAAGAAGTTTCCGGTATGCGATGAGATCGCGATGATCTATGAGATGGGCGTGTCTGGTGCGGCGGGAAGCCCTGCGGATGCAGGCGTAAACGTAGAGGCGTGAGTGCCCTGCGCGCGGCAGATGTGAGAGTGAATGTGTGAGATTTTAGCACGGGGTGATTATCTGCGCGGGCAGGTGCGTACTGCGCACTCTTGCGATGCTCGGTCGCGTCGGGATCAATCAGGTGATTATCTTCGCGGGCAGGTGCGTACTGCGCAACCGTCGCATCGACGCAGGGGGACGGGCGCGACATCGCGTGATGAATTCACGTTATGAATTCACGCGTTGAGTGAGACAACATGCGGCGCAGTTGGCTTGTTGACTCGCTTCTTGGGTATACTAGTAAAACACGGAAACACAGGCAAAGGATGCATAGATGTGTCACGTGACTTTGACCAAGGAGTTATCTCATGAATGAACTGGGCACGCCGTCTCCATTTCTTACCCTGATTACGAATCCGCGTCTCTACTTTGAGACACGCCGGGAGCAGCCGCGTTGGATGCTGTTGACGCTCGTTCTCGCAGCCGTTACGGGTGTTCTGTCAAGCCTGACACTTCGTTATATGATGAAGTCCCCGAGTTATATTGCCTATATCCACACACTGACAAAGGCGCAGGCAGCGCACGTGGCGGCGCAAGCCGCGTCCGTCACACCGATCAGCGCATTTGCCGGCGTGTTTGTCGCGGTGACCGTATCTGCCGTTTTTCTCTGGCTGATCGCGCGCATTTTCTCACTGACAATCGAGTACCGTCGCGTCGTTTTCATCATGGCGAGCGCAACGGTCATCTCCGTGCTCGGAACCGTCTTTGACACCATCATGACGTTTTTGACAGGACGCTATCAATCGAATTTTTTATCCATCAGCACGTTGACTGGCGGAACGGGACGATTCGGGGGGATTGAGTCGGCGCTCGGTTTGTTTCTGATCGGCTCGCTGATCATCCAGACCATCGGCTTGGCGGTGTTCACGCGCACGTCGGTGCGAAGGAGCGTGTGGCCTGTGTTGGGCGCGTATCTATTGCCGCCGATTCTGAGCATGATCTTTTACAAGCCGACACCTTGACGATAGATGTTGGAACATGTGGTGTCGATGACTGTTTTTGGATCTGGCTGTTTGCCGCGCACGTTGCCGTCTCCTGTGGGAGGCGGTTTTTTCAGTGATAAGGAAGGAAACTAATAAGTTGGGCGGCTTATTTTTATACGATAATTTTGATAAATAATTTTATACTTAACTTTCTGTGTGACTGGGCCGGGTCGTATAATTTAGTAGGTGAAAATCCTGCCTGTTATTATTTAAGCTAAGTCACCAGTAGCGAGTCTTGGGTTCGCAGGAGCAATTTTGCGAACTAAGCGTAGATAGCAAGCAAGGTAATAGGCCTGAACGTTATTGATCCTCGAAATGAGTACAATGGGAAGATTGACGGTTTCGAAACTCTGGATGACCACATTTTGCTGGCCTATCTGTTTGAGCAAGAGAAGCAAGTGTTGTACCCCGCCTCAGTTGTTTAAATTCTTAGGATCACTATAAAGTACATTGTGTATTGGAAAAGCGTCGCTACCCTACTCGTTTCCTATGAGACGTTATATGTGCCGTCATTGTATGTAGAATCGCGAAATAATCGCCCGAAGGCATCACTGCACACACTTCCTAGCACTCGATAAAACAAACAGATGAAAAGTGCTCAACACCATTTGGCGATCAATGCTCAATCATTTTACCATATCTAATTATCTGAAAATGATGTTGACAGGCGGAAGTTATCCTGGTATTGTTTTCTGTATATTTAATACAGAAGAAAACATTGGAGGTTATGCGAATGGAGGAAATGAGCGTGCAGAAACGCCTGTCCTACCGCTTTTCGTTGTATGGTGACCGCATACCGACTGACCATGGAGAGGCTCTTTATGCTGCGATTTCGGGTATATGTCCCGACCTGCATGAATTGAATGGCTTTTCTTTAAGCCCAGTCGTCAGGACAGTGGCAGTTGGGAATGAATTACTTCTCCAACCGGGATCGTGTTTTTTTGCGCGAGTCCCAGAGACGCACTTGGCTCAGCTTGTAACGATCAGTGGTAAGACACTTTCTCTGCGGGCCGCCACAGTACGCGTCGGGCCCATGCAAGTGCAGTTGATTCAGCCCGCCACTATCTTGAGAAGCAGAGTGGTTACCTTTAAGAACGCTGTGACGGAAGTCTCCTTGCTTCGCAAGGTGGAGGAAGCCCTTCATGAAATGGGGGGGGATGCTTCCATCAAGATCATGCGGCGCAGAATATTGACAATTCATGCTAAAAAGGTCATTGGCTTTGGCGTTGAGCTTTCCGGACTTTTAGAGGAGGCTTCGTTGGCACTTCAGGTGCACGGTATCGGAGGGCGACGGAGGTTCGGGTGCGGAGTGTTTTTGCCCGGTGCCGAAGTGATTGGTGCTTGACGATCCTAGCCAAGTCGGCGCCGTTAGATGCTGATGATGGAGTACCATTTTCCGCTACCCTTTATGGTCATACGCGACAATGCCTAGACGTAGCTCAGATTTTCGCTGATTATGCTGGCGAGGCCATGGTTGGGATGTTCGGGATTTGTGACGCGGCCCAGGTGGAATGGTTTCGAAGGGCACTTCGTTGGTCCGCGGTGTTGCACGATCTCGGTAAGGCTACTGATGGTTTCGCACAATTGTTGCGACAAAGTAGGAAACGGCCAATCAGGCCACCGTTGGTACGGCACGAGGTTGTTTCATATTGGATTTCCAAATCTCAGCCGGAGCTACATGACGCTGTTCACTGCGCCTTTAGCGATCTGGGAACCTGGGCTGTCGATCAATGTTTGCTCATTCGTGTCGCCGTTTTGGGACACCACCTTAAATTTCCGAGACGAAGGGATAGGCCAGAACAGTACGCCGAGGATCCACTTGTAGTTTCTTGGTATGAATTGGAAGAGGATGGTGTTTTGGGTCTGTTGGAGGATCTTGCGGGTCGGTCCATCGTGTTTGATACAAAGCTGCCGGCTATTCCAGGAACATCAAGGTGGCTAAGGGATGAAATAACGGCTCCCTTTCAGGATGAGACGTCTATGGATTCTTCTTTGTGGGGTGATAAGGTTAAACTCATGGGTTCCCTGTTACGCGGAGCACTTATTGCCGTGGACACAGTAGGGTCTGTGTGCTGTAGAACGCCGGAGGAATGGGAAGACGTTCGGGCTAGTCTTGAAAATTCGTTTGCGTCGCAGAGTCTCACACGGATCCTTGAGAAAGCAATCAATAAAAGCGTCGCGGGCGATGAAAAACACGAACTGAGCCAGTTTCAGAGCACCGTAGCGCGTATGGTAGGTGACTCGTTGATCGTGCAAGCGGGATGTGGTTCTGGCAAGACCGTAGCGGTGCTGAGGCGAGCTCAGGAAGTTCGCGCACAAGGGCTTTTTCTTACTGCACCGACGACCGCTGTAGCGAGTCAACTCTACGTCGATTATGGACTGCATATGCCGGATCAGGCGCAACTCATTCACTCGAGGAGTCTCGTGGATATGGAACTTCTCAGGTCACCACAGGAGGACGCTACGCCAGATGTGGAGCATGGGCCAGGTGAATTAGCGGCGCAGCACGAGGCAGTTCAACGGCTCATGGGTCCCATTACTTTTTGCACGGTAGACTTAGTGTTAGGGCTGTTGACCAATCGCCGCGCATCTTTAGCTCTCCTTCCGCGGCTTGCAACGTCGTTGATCGTGTTTGACGAGATTCACACGTATGAGCCGAGGCTATTGGCTTATTTGTCTGAGTTCCTCCGAGTATCCCGTATTCCAACGGTCGTCATGTCCGCTTCATTGCCGAATGCATTGACGGGTGAACTGGAACGCGCGTCATCACAACGATCCTTCGCACGAGTTTATGGCCCGAAGAGACACGAGCACAGGGCTCGATACGACGTACAAATGGATGCTGGACTGGAGTCCAAGAGCGTAAGCGCGATACTTCTTTCCACATTCGCGAAGGGGGAAAGGGTGCTACTTGTCGCCAATACCGTCGCTGTTGCTCGCGCTTGGTACCAAACGGTCGCG encodes:
- a CDS encoding ABC transporter substrate-binding protein, giving the protein MLRQSLLAAFAVATGLASLTACSSPSNTTAPNPPSTTPAPTTTAPASGKVTITWAASPIANVGIRKKLIQLFEQANPTIKVNLISQPSSTDTNRASLITEISGGSTTPDVFMGDVVWPGQFAAQSLAEPLNKHFPASFFARFAPGLVQGATIKGNVYAAPFFMDAGFLYYRKDLLQKAHLPVPKTWEQLQSEAKTLVSNKMVKYGFVWEGASYEGLTCNWMEYLTDAGGQVFNAQGKPNMDTPAAQHALSFMRGLITSGVSPQAVSVFQEPQAMNTFNNGQAAFLRNWDYAWANSQTPGQSSVVGKVGVVPLPTFAGHGTRGYACIGGWDLYINPHTKHMSADLTFINWMTSVPAQTVLASQYSEIPTNASVQNSPAVRAKNPVLAIVGQTNLIARPAQNPYYAKVSTAIYTNVNAALAGQVSVSTALSQANAQLASAVGSSSL
- a CDS encoding carbohydrate ABC transporter permease, which produces MTKRLALRKSVGYLVLIAMLLVIVAPFYWMIITSFKTNGEISAFPPTYFPQNPTLLQYQQAFYQFGFGVYFRNSLIVSLISTFFVMILAALASYALARLPIRGKAPIMVVLLMISTFPQVGVIFPLFVLFQSIGWLNSYQALIVPYTAFNLPFAIWVMRTYFVGIPKELDEAARVDGASVMTTVFRVILPLATPGLFTGAIFTFVACWTEFFFALVFNNSNAFRTIPVGIALFGGQFTIPYGTMFAASTVAVLPVVLLVLIFQRWVVAGLTAGAVKG
- a CDS encoding YIP1 family protein, with translation MNELGTPSPFLTLITNPRLYFETRREQPRWMLLTLVLAAVTGVLSSLTLRYMMKSPSYIAYIHTLTKAQAAHVAAQAASVTPISAFAGVFVAVTVSAVFLWLIARIFSLTIEYRRVVFIMASATVISVLGTVFDTIMTFLTGRYQSNFLSISTLTGGTGRFGGIESALGLFLIGSLIIQTIGLAVFTRTSVRRSVWPVLGAYLLPPILSMIFYKPTP
- the cas6 gene encoding type I-MYXAN CRISPR-associated protein Cas6/Cmx6, with protein sequence MEEMSVQKRLSYRFSLYGDRIPTDHGEALYAAISGICPDLHELNGFSLSPVVRTVAVGNELLLQPGSCFFARVPETHLAQLVTISGKTLSLRAATVRVGPMQVQLIQPATILRSRVVTFKNAVTEVSLLRKVEEALHEMGGDASIKIMRRRILTIHAKKVIGFGVELSGLLEEASLALQVHGIGGRRRFGCGVFLPGAEVIGA
- the argJ gene encoding bifunctional glutamate N-acetyltransferase/amino-acid acetyltransferase ArgJ, whose protein sequence is MAAMWMGNHATFDTYLENGDVAFSAGRLGIKRDGDDAALFVFSEHATYAGVFTTNVFKSACVTSAMDRLRAQKKIKAVLITSGNANAGTGPAGRADTERLAAGVAGHVGCAADEVVVLHTGVIGVPLRAERWLGGLEGLCQLAASTPEKLADAARAMMTTDTFPKVSARAFQVGDTSYTVWGVAKGAGMIHPKLATMLSVLVTDAPISQRTLQRVLSRVVGQTFNRISVDGDTSPNDSVLLFSTGGARMEAGTAAFCGAKGTGVSGTDDGEVDEPLFEDALRGVAQDLAHSIVRDGEGATKFLEIVVRGAQSEADAERIAETIATSPLVKTAFFGEDFNPGRIISAIGRAGVAVSFDRMRLTLGDQRVYDAGQFLVTAESDARRVMAMKEIPVVVELGASEVEIRYWTCDLTFDYVKINAEYTT
- a CDS encoding carbohydrate ABC transporter permease → MRVNKLDRGYAIAGYAMVTPALLVIALVTLFPIGYSIYMSLNAIQSTYSGFQFSFIGLRNYGIIFGIAEFWQSLGFTTGYAIVTVVIELILGMLTALALNQPIKGRGFAVAAMLIPWTLITVISAQMWGYIYNPVYGVLNAILLQLHIIGQPILWLGLPNLAIPSLMVADIWKTTPFVTMILLAGLQLIPTELYEAARIDGAGAVRTFFQVTFPLLRPSIGLAALFRILQAFGLFDLPFVLTQGGPGTSTESIAMLAYKALFNDGEFGPGTAVAVSTVVLVILLALVSLRALRTQVGEVES
- a CDS encoding CRISPR-associated helicase/endonuclease Cas3, which produces MRSVFARCRSDWCLTILAKSAPLDADDGVPFSATLYGHTRQCLDVAQIFADYAGEAMVGMFGICDAAQVEWFRRALRWSAVLHDLGKATDGFAQLLRQSRKRPIRPPLVRHEVVSYWISKSQPELHDAVHCAFSDLGTWAVDQCLLIRVAVLGHHLKFPRRRDRPEQYAEDPLVVSWYELEEDGVLGLLEDLAGRSIVFDTKLPAIPGTSRWLRDEITAPFQDETSMDSSLWGDKVKLMGSLLRGALIAVDTVGSVCCRTPEEWEDVRASLENSFASQSLTRILEKAINKSVAGDEKHELSQFQSTVARMVGDSLIVQAGCGSGKTVAVLRRAQEVRAQGLFLTAPTTAVASQLYVDYGLHMPDQAQLIHSRSLVDMELLRSPQEDATPDVEHGPGELAAQHEAVQRLMGPITFCTVDLVLGLLTNRRASLALLPRLATSLIVFDEIHTYEPRLLAYLSEFLRVSRIPTVVMSASLPNALTGELERASSQRSFARVYGPKRHEHRARYDVQMDAGLESKSVSAILLSTFAKGERVLLVANTVAVARAWYQTVAQWIGEDNVALLHAHFKYEERVQLQRKITESFRASNCGFCAVTTQICEVSFDVSADLLISELAPFTSMIQRLGRLNRRAQDGDPPRLAIFVDPVNARPYKVAEMEAGRELLLGLLKRRSHGISQADLAEALSGWQLEDKARALGREGMTWYELDRSHPGDSLRTAGHTISTLLRSDLTATQGEASAARRLGKVLTLPQPKVLPRETWRYCYIVEDENVIYSPILGGRWSDSDG
- a CDS encoding N-acetyltransferase, which codes for MAVSEERMAGVLREATVRDVDSIVALLRDYAEQGLLLPRTRQSVLEILPSFRVIDVAGKVQGVVSLCILGDDLAEIRSLAVAPEAQGGGLGKRLVQAMLAYAADLQVPKVLALTYQEAFFARCGFHIVEKHTLHQKIWKDCINCKKFPVCDEIAMIYEMGVSGAAGSPADAGVNVEA
- a CDS encoding Gfo/Idh/MocA family protein; the encoded protein is MTTLRVGVIGCGAIAVNRHLPEYRDNSRVKLVGVCDANEARVQEVAKTYGIRAYTRFEDLLLEHELDAVSVCLPNRFHGPVSTAALLAGKHVLCEKPMAVSADEAEEMIAAADEAGRVLMIAHNQRFFPAHIRAKQILHSGRLGAVLQFRTTFAHGGPEQWSAEGMQSWFFKQQDAFVGALGDLGIHKADLMRWLLEDEVVEVSAMLRTLEKAANVDDNAVCLLAMRSGAVGTLTASWTHRPGENDTTTLYCEHGILHIDPHAQVPLHVLYEDGSEERIAIPDEAQAHNSRVVDEFVDAVLSGRTPAISGRDGFASLRVILAAVDASREGRSVRL